The Candidatus Eisenbacteria bacterium genome contains a region encoding:
- a CDS encoding NAD(P)-dependent glycerol-3-phosphate dehydrogenase encodes MKRERIAVIGDGAMGTVCALLLAENGHGVSIWSAFPEQAEEMAAERENVRFLPGHPLPKEIRVTGREEEAFGDAAIVLSAVPTQFIRPVWARLAERFPSGLSIFSVAKGIENGTLLRPTQILRETLGIPDERLAVLSGPSIAPEIADHLPATVAAASADPALAERIQALITRPYFRVYTNPDLTGVELAGATKNVIAIAAGILDGMGSGHNAKAALLSRGLAEITRLGEALGALPATFAGLAGVGDLVTTCTSPVGRNRSFGEAIGKGMTVEEALGATRSVVEGVATTASVIALAARAGVEMPITEAVNTVLFQGVPPAEAIHRLMNRPLKAEG; translated from the coding sequence ATGAAGAGAGAAAGAATCGCCGTGATCGGCGACGGGGCGATGGGGACCGTGTGCGCGCTCTTGCTCGCCGAGAACGGCCATGGCGTGAGCATTTGGTCCGCCTTTCCGGAACAGGCGGAGGAGATGGCGGCGGAGCGTGAGAACGTCCGTTTCCTCCCCGGCCACCCGCTTCCGAAAGAGATCCGGGTGACCGGCCGGGAGGAGGAGGCCTTCGGCGACGCGGCCATCGTTCTCTCGGCGGTCCCCACGCAGTTCATCCGCCCCGTTTGGGCGAGGCTCGCCGAGCGCTTCCCGTCCGGGCTGTCGATTTTCTCCGTGGCGAAGGGGATCGAGAACGGGACACTCCTCAGGCCGACGCAGATTCTGCGGGAAACGCTCGGTATCCCCGACGAGCGCCTCGCCGTGCTTTCCGGACCATCCATCGCGCCGGAGATCGCCGATCATCTGCCGGCGACGGTCGCCGCCGCGTCGGCGGACCCCGCCCTCGCCGAGAGGATCCAAGCGCTGATCACACGCCCCTATTTTCGCGTTTACACGAATCCCGATCTGACCGGTGTCGAGTTGGCGGGGGCGACGAAGAACGTCATCGCCATCGCCGCGGGGATCCTGGACGGGATGGGGAGCGGACACAACGCCAAGGCGGCGCTCCTCTCTCGCGGGCTCGCGGAAATCACACGGCTGGGCGAAGCGCTCGGCGCCCTTCCCGCGACCTTCGCCGGTCTCGCCGGCGTGGGGGACTTGGTCACCACCTGCACCTCGCCGGTAGGCCGCAACCGTTCCTTCGGTGAGGCGATCGGCAAAGGGATGACCGTCGAGGAGGCGCTCGGGGCGACCCGCTCCGTCGTCGAGGGGGTGGCGACCACGGCGAGCGTGATCGCCCTCGCCGCGCGCGCGGGCGTCGAGATGCCGATCACGGAAGCGGTGAACACCGTTCTCTTCCAGGGGGTGCCCCCGGCCGAAGCGATTCATCGTCTGATGAATCGGCCCCTCAAGGCGGAAGGCTAA
- a CDS encoding response regulator: MDKPRQGTEPPRILLVDDEEINRQITARILEIAGYRVDQAEDGLLAVEAAGRERYDLILMDCRLPGMDGWTAARKIREREDPELRVPIIAVTAGTGGDDYARASDAGMDGVLHKPFEPDELRAEVKGRLLGSSASGGETGASAPAPADPERERVSRRSARHSDTDTPVAVSRLIEISGGDAEFMQTLIGIFLNDTERHIANLENALRDQNSRTILYEAHAIKGSSGHAGAEAMHSIAGSIESMGEEGRSESIPGAMQDLKAEFRRVRSFLEQVRGE; the protein is encoded by the coding sequence ATGGACAAGCCCCGGCAGGGCACGGAACCGCCCCGGATCCTCTTGGTCGACGACGAGGAGATCAACCGACAGATCACGGCCCGGATACTGGAGATAGCCGGTTATCGGGTCGACCAGGCGGAGGACGGCCTTCTCGCCGTGGAAGCGGCGGGGCGTGAGCGCTATGACCTTATCTTAATGGACTGCCGGCTCCCGGGAATGGACGGGTGGACCGCGGCGAGAAAGATCCGCGAGCGGGAGGATCCGGAACTTCGGGTGCCGATTATCGCCGTCACCGCCGGCACGGGGGGAGACGATTACGCCCGCGCCTCGGACGCCGGCATGGACGGCGTTCTCCACAAACCATTTGAACCGGATGAGTTGCGCGCCGAGGTGAAGGGCCGCCTCCTCGGGTCGTCCGCTTCCGGCGGTGAGACCGGCGCCTCCGCCCCGGCCCCGGCGGATCCGGAAAGGGAACGTGTCTCCCGACGTTCCGCCCGGCACTCCGACACGGACACGCCGGTCGCCGTTTCGCGCCTCATCGAAATCTCCGGCGGCGACGCGGAGTTCATGCAAACCCTGATCGGGATTTTCCTGAATGACACCGAGCGACACATCGCCAATCTGGAAAACGCGTTGCGCGACCAAAACTCCCGAACGATCCTCTACGAAGCGCACGCAATCAAGGGATCGAGCGGCCACGCCGGCGCCGAGGCGATGCACAGCATCGCCGGATCGATCGAGTCGATGGGGGAGGAGGGGCGGAGCGAATCGATTCCGGGGGCGATGCAGGACCTCAAGGCTGAATTCCGCCGTGTCCGGTCCTTCCTGGAACAGGTTCGCGGAGAATGA
- a CDS encoding choice-of-anchor J domain-containing protein yields MSILPILIVLLLAGAATTAHADVLEQEIRFDRDALTIYGDGEYDRVVLRGTSLPFDPGAPELPVSPFHLALPGGAVVESVELTGAEWTLIPGRYTVRPTQPPAVLSYEELGIDPPERAEPRQEIYASSEPWPAEPILFSGDGYMAGVHIAGFQIFPVRFRPDAGSIELCERATVRVVYRIENDGRRYEPAGDRIERPMGRVVTELVANPRDLDGMDLRAIEPSLRLRDGESYDYLLICPIAHAPYYEPLVEWKTRKGLKVRLMDRDEIDSLYAGIEEASARIRQAIIDAYANWGITYVLLGGDPDRIASRDTWAMDSGQLGGYNYIHADLYYSDLDGDWNANVNARYGQVEDNVDLYPDVIVGRFCARNTAQVEAMVAKQLTYERTPPVDYQTDMLFTGEVLWSDPLTDSRVSLDAIDEEFVPSRFDPIQKLYETLGNENRTTVLNAINSGKNFWLHDGHGHYDVMSVGGGTLYGDSMKDLHNGPRFSICYSVACLAAGFQQEAIAEWYVRNADGGGVAFIGNNSFGWGSPGNPKFGYSDRLQHRFFKQLFLDGMLGVGQNLAAVKAYYVPQSRTENVYRWHQYSVNLLGEPEFAAWTDIPDELDVEHPADMPLAPGLFTVTVTTGGSPMEGATVCVTDDGDVHVTGVTGAGGQAVLAVTPLTADTLHVTVTAHDHLPYEGTAAVFPSGPYASLTGAAIDDASGGNDNGLPNAGETIDLTLTLANPGTDAATGVTGTLRSDDPWVVVTDSVASFGDLPAGGSAGNASPFVFTLATGAPAGHSCRFDLTIASTSGGPWSGVYSLVVAAPRIRFAELGVDDQTGGDGDGRAEPGESLTLTARFHNYGDDLSEGMIATARSSSSWLVFTDPIASAADIAGGAEANALFDVNIPAGCPDPHFVLVRFDIADGNGYAFAESTLVAIGETGFADDLESGGVDWTHGGSNDLWHLSPNRTHSGNASWYAGRQDTSVYDPGMNAWLDAPSIALDPDPSLSFWLWHEVATYGSDGLYVILTKDAVHDTIDWIASGGALAPLVIGNDWMEFHYDLSFRGYEAGDEVQLTFAVKTDDDEDIAEGFYIDDVVITGTLAVATGVEMAAGAPRVTELRGASPNPFNPTTTLHFSTAAAGPVRLAVYDVQGRLVRTLVDRALPAGAHETVWDGRNGAGTPVASGIYLTRLDAAGEARSSKVVLLR; encoded by the coding sequence ATGTCTATTCTACCGATCCTCATTGTGCTTCTGCTCGCAGGCGCGGCGACGACCGCCCATGCCGACGTGCTCGAGCAGGAGATTCGTTTCGACCGGGACGCCCTGACCATCTACGGCGATGGGGAGTACGATCGAGTCGTCCTCCGCGGCACCTCTCTCCCCTTCGATCCGGGCGCGCCCGAATTACCGGTGAGCCCGTTTCATCTCGCCCTCCCCGGCGGCGCGGTCGTGGAATCGGTCGAGCTGACCGGCGCGGAGTGGACCCTCATCCCGGGCCGTTACACGGTCCGCCCCACCCAACCACCCGCCGTGCTTTCCTACGAGGAACTCGGCATCGATCCCCCGGAACGCGCGGAACCGCGACAGGAAATTTATGCGTCAAGCGAACCGTGGCCGGCGGAACCGATCCTCTTCTCCGGCGACGGCTACATGGCGGGCGTGCATATCGCCGGATTCCAGATCTTTCCGGTCCGCTTCCGCCCCGACGCGGGCTCGATCGAGCTGTGCGAGCGGGCGACGGTGCGCGTCGTCTATCGGATCGAGAACGACGGGCGGCGTTACGAGCCGGCCGGCGACAGGATAGAGCGCCCCATGGGGCGGGTCGTCACCGAACTGGTGGCGAACCCGCGGGATCTGGACGGCATGGACCTGCGCGCCATCGAGCCGAGCCTCCGCCTCCGAGACGGCGAGTCCTACGATTATCTGCTCATCTGCCCCATCGCCCACGCTCCTTACTACGAGCCGTTGGTGGAGTGGAAAACGCGCAAGGGGCTCAAGGTCCGCCTGATGGACCGCGACGAGATCGACAGCCTCTACGCCGGCATCGAGGAGGCGTCGGCGCGGATCCGCCAGGCGATCATCGACGCCTACGCCAATTGGGGAATCACCTACGTGCTTCTCGGCGGCGACCCGGACCGGATCGCCTCACGCGACACATGGGCGATGGACAGCGGACAGCTCGGCGGCTACAACTACATCCACGCCGACCTCTACTACTCCGATCTCGACGGCGACTGGAACGCCAACGTCAACGCCCGCTACGGCCAGGTCGAGGACAACGTCGATCTCTACCCGGACGTGATCGTCGGCCGCTTCTGCGCCCGAAACACCGCCCAGGTCGAGGCCATGGTTGCGAAGCAGCTCACTTACGAGAGAACGCCTCCCGTCGATTACCAGACCGACATGCTCTTCACCGGTGAAGTGTTGTGGAGCGACCCGCTCACCGATTCCCGCGTCAGCCTGGACGCCATCGACGAGGAATTCGTGCCGTCCCGCTTCGACCCGATCCAAAAGCTCTACGAAACACTGGGGAACGAGAACAGGACCACGGTGCTGAACGCCATCAACTCCGGCAAGAACTTCTGGCTCCACGACGGACACGGCCACTACGACGTGATGTCCGTGGGTGGCGGCACCCTTTACGGCGATTCCATGAAGGACCTGCACAACGGGCCGCGATTCAGCATCTGCTACTCCGTGGCGTGTCTCGCCGCCGGCTTCCAGCAGGAGGCGATCGCCGAGTGGTACGTGCGGAACGCCGACGGCGGCGGAGTCGCCTTCATCGGCAACAACAGCTTCGGCTGGGGGAGCCCGGGGAACCCGAAGTTCGGCTACTCGGACCGGCTGCAGCACCGCTTCTTCAAACAGCTCTTCCTGGACGGTATGCTCGGCGTCGGCCAGAACCTCGCCGCGGTCAAGGCGTACTACGTGCCGCAGTCGCGCACCGAAAACGTCTATCGCTGGCATCAGTACTCGGTGAACCTGCTCGGCGAGCCCGAGTTCGCCGCCTGGACCGACATCCCCGACGAGCTCGACGTGGAACACCCCGCCGACATGCCCCTCGCGCCCGGCCTCTTCACGGTCACCGTCACCACGGGCGGGTCGCCGATGGAGGGAGCGACGGTCTGCGTCACCGACGACGGCGACGTTCACGTGACCGGCGTCACCGGCGCGGGCGGCCAGGCCGTCCTCGCCGTGACCCCTCTCACGGCGGACACGCTGCACGTCACGGTGACCGCCCATGACCACCTCCCCTATGAGGGAACGGCGGCGGTCTTCCCCTCCGGTCCCTATGCGTCCCTCACCGGCGCGGCGATCGACGACGCCTCCGGCGGGAACGACAACGGCCTGCCGAACGCGGGCGAGACGATCGACCTGACGCTCACCCTGGCGAACCCGGGGACGGACGCGGCGACCGGCGTAACCGGCACGCTCCGCTCCGACGATCCGTGGGTCGTCGTGACGGACAGCGTCGCTTCCTTCGGCGATCTGCCGGCGGGCGGAAGCGCCGGAAACGCATCCCCCTTCGTCTTCACACTGGCTACCGGCGCGCCTGCGGGTCACTCCTGCCGGTTCGACCTGACCATCGCGTCCACTTCGGGCGGGCCCTGGTCGGGTGTTTATTCTCTTGTCGTCGCCGCGCCGCGGATTCGCTTCGCAGAGCTCGGCGTCGACGACCAAACCGGCGGAGACGGCGACGGCCGCGCCGAACCGGGCGAGAGCCTCACCCTTACCGCCCGCTTCCACAACTACGGCGACGACCTCTCCGAAGGCATGATCGCGACGGCGCGAAGCTCCAGCTCCTGGCTGGTGTTCACCGACCCCATCGCTTCCGCGGCGGACATCGCCGGTGGCGCCGAAGCGAACGCCCTCTTCGACGTGAACATCCCCGCCGGCTGCCCGGACCCGCACTTCGTCCTGGTCCGTTTCGACATCGCCGACGGAAACGGATACGCCTTCGCCGAAAGCACCCTCGTCGCGATCGGCGAAACCGGCTTCGCCGACGACCTGGAGTCGGGAGGGGTCGACTGGACCCACGGCGGCTCGAACGATCTTTGGCATCTATCGCCGAATCGAACCCACAGCGGAAACGCCTCGTGGTACGCCGGACGCCAGGACACGAGTGTCTACGATCCCGGCATGAACGCTTGGCTCGACGCGCCGTCCATCGCCCTCGATCCGGACCCGAGCCTCTCCTTCTGGCTCTGGCACGAGGTGGCGACCTACGGGAGCGACGGGCTCTACGTGATCCTCACCAAGGACGCGGTCCACGACACGATCGACTGGATCGCCTCGGGCGGCGCGCTCGCTCCACTCGTCATCGGCAACGACTGGATGGAGTTCCACTACGACCTCTCCTTCCGCGGTTACGAGGCGGGAGACGAGGTGCAGCTCACCTTCGCCGTGAAGACCGACGACGACGAGGACATCGCCGAGGGGTTCTACATCGACGACGTGGTGATCACGGGAACGCTGGCGGTCGCGACCGGCGTCGAGATGGCGGCCGGCGCGCCCCGGGTGACCGAGCTTCGCGGCGCATCTCCGAACCCCTTCAACCCGACCACCACCCTCCACTTCTCCACGGCGGCCGCGGGACCGGTCCGTCTCGCCGTATATGACGTGCAGGGACGGCTGGTGCGTACTCTCGTCGATCGCGCGCTCCCGGCGGGCGCCCATGAAACGGTTTGGGACGGCCGGAACGGCGCCGGAACGCCCGTTGCGAGCGGGATCTACCTCACGCGCCTCGATGCGGCGGGGGAGGCGCGCTCTTCCAAGGTGGTGCTCCTCAGATAG
- a CDS encoding T9SS type A sorting domain-containing protein, translating into MRAFHSPSPAAHPLPRARPARRPRFPLALLLVVLGAFATAPSIRAQNVEWGRLPESLRLFPRDASDSCAVTVEGTVLGGDFDSVSVTVLRDDIPSLRLAEPLIYEGVRAPFSFSLPLRAELAEYDLLVHLDTVLVAERESLLCGDVLLINGQSNAVAYDYGGVVTNRSEWVRSFGTTEADSSACEADTLWGLAQAHERYAPLAVGVWGLRLGEKIATRFGVPVCLLNGAVGSTFIQQHKRKSPPLERLSTIYGRLFYRARKAGLDGAARAMLWYQGEANTSSPAPTYAGHFAELHAAWKEDYPALERIYVFQIRPGCGEDHQGLLREVLRRLPEAHEDVVALSTAGLPGHDGCHFDSCGYGRMAEWASLSVGRDLYGSTDTAGARPPNPIEAHFADSNRDAILVRFDQPIVWPLDTLGAPLEDFFYLNDSSVWVIGGAVTEDSAVLRLDLAGTTGADSLTYLPDCCYEGSTTSYKGPWIRNGRGIGAFSFHKVRMRGPLSTGVSAGERSIPPALHLEAAPNPFNASITIRADIPAAGPVRLTAFDALGRRAAVLFDGEAGPEPFVREWSPADLPSGVYFIRLESGGRSAIRKTILLK; encoded by the coding sequence GTGCGCGCATTTCATTCCCCGTCTCCGGCGGCCCATCCTCTTCCGCGCGCCCGCCCGGCGCGCAGGCCCCGTTTCCCTCTCGCCCTCCTTCTCGTCGTCCTCGGGGCGTTCGCGACCGCGCCGAGCATCCGCGCCCAGAACGTGGAATGGGGCCGCCTGCCCGAGTCGCTGCGGCTCTTCCCCCGGGACGCATCGGACTCCTGCGCCGTCACGGTCGAGGGGACGGTTCTCGGCGGCGACTTCGACTCCGTCTCCGTCACCGTGCTCCGCGACGACATCCCATCCCTGCGCCTTGCGGAACCACTCATATACGAAGGTGTGCGGGCGCCCTTTTCGTTTTCCCTCCCCCTGCGCGCCGAACTCGCGGAATACGATCTTCTGGTTCATCTCGACACGGTGCTCGTCGCCGAAAGGGAGAGCCTTCTCTGCGGCGACGTGTTGTTGATCAACGGGCAGTCGAACGCCGTCGCCTACGATTACGGCGGGGTGGTGACGAACCGCTCGGAGTGGGTCCGCTCCTTCGGCACAACCGAGGCCGATTCTTCGGCGTGCGAAGCGGACACGCTTTGGGGGCTCGCCCAGGCTCACGAGCGATACGCCCCCCTGGCGGTCGGCGTTTGGGGACTCCGGCTCGGCGAGAAGATCGCCACACGTTTCGGCGTGCCGGTCTGTCTGTTGAACGGGGCGGTCGGGTCGACCTTCATCCAACAGCACAAAAGGAAATCACCGCCCCTGGAGCGCCTCTCGACGATCTACGGCCGCCTGTTCTACCGCGCGCGGAAGGCCGGTTTGGACGGCGCCGCACGGGCGATGCTCTGGTATCAGGGGGAGGCCAACACGTCATCGCCCGCTCCCACTTACGCGGGTCATTTCGCCGAGCTTCACGCGGCATGGAAGGAGGACTATCCGGCGCTGGAGCGGATCTACGTCTTTCAGATTCGCCCCGGTTGCGGGGAAGACCACCAGGGCCTCTTGCGGGAGGTGCTGCGCCGCCTGCCCGAAGCTCACGAAGACGTGGTCGCTCTCTCCACCGCCGGCCTTCCCGGCCACGACGGCTGCCATTTTGATTCCTGCGGCTACGGCCGAATGGCCGAGTGGGCGTCCCTGTCGGTCGGCCGAGATCTTTACGGCTCAACGGATACCGCCGGCGCCCGTCCGCCGAACCCGATCGAGGCGCACTTCGCCGATTCCAACCGGGACGCGATTCTCGTCCGCTTCGACCAACCGATTGTCTGGCCGTTGGACACTCTCGGCGCGCCTCTCGAGGATTTTTTCTATCTGAACGACTCGAGCGTGTGGGTGATCGGGGGCGCCGTCACGGAGGATTCGGCCGTGCTCCGCCTCGATCTGGCCGGCACGACGGGCGCCGATTCACTCACCTATCTTCCGGACTGTTGCTACGAGGGGTCCACGACGTCCTACAAGGGGCCGTGGATTCGGAACGGCCGAGGGATCGGAGCCTTCTCTTTTCACAAGGTCCGCATGCGCGGCCCCCTGTCGACCGGCGTGAGCGCGGGTGAGCGGTCGATCCCTCCCGCCCTCCACTTAGAGGCCGCCCCGAATCCCTTCAACGCCTCCATTACGATCCGCGCGGACATTCCCGCGGCGGGGCCGGTTCGCCTCACCGCCTTCGACGCGCTCGGACGGCGCGCGGCGGTCCTCTTCGACGGCGAGGCGGGACCGGAGCCGTTCGTCCGCGAATGGAGCCCGGCCGATCTCCCGAGCGGCGTCTACTTCATCCGCCTGGAAAGCGGCGGCCGGAGCGCGATCCGCAAGACGATCCTGCTGAAATAG
- a CDS encoding branched-chain amino acid transaminase, with translation MTGKNRYAFFGGTIAPIDEARISVMTSAFLYGTAVFEGLRAFWSDEREELYVFRMREHFERLLRGCRILRIEIPFDADGLSAATLDLLRTESFREDAYIRPVAYKSDHKIGVRLDGIGSDFTMFAVPLGAYIDKPEGARLMVSSWRRVADDAIPPRGKINGAYVNSALAKSEARENGFDDALMLTADGHVSEASAANLFLARNGALHTPPSADEILEGITRDAFIRLARDRGMEVIERRIDRSEVYAADEAFLCGTAVNIVPVTEVDRRTIGDGRPGPITRRLRSLFERVVVGAEPEYRGWCSPVYRSRGDARTSAAFAPAVPA, from the coding sequence ATGACCGGAAAGAACCGGTACGCGTTTTTCGGCGGAACCATAGCGCCGATCGACGAAGCGAGGATCAGCGTCATGACCTCCGCTTTCCTCTACGGCACCGCCGTCTTCGAAGGCTTGCGCGCCTTCTGGTCCGACGAACGGGAGGAGCTGTACGTCTTTCGCATGCGGGAGCACTTCGAGCGTCTTCTCCGGGGATGCCGTATCCTGCGGATCGAGATCCCCTTCGACGCGGACGGCCTCTCGGCCGCCACGCTCGATCTCCTTCGTACCGAAAGTTTCCGGGAAGATGCGTACATCCGTCCCGTGGCCTACAAATCCGACCACAAGATCGGTGTTCGCCTCGACGGGATCGGGAGCGACTTCACCATGTTCGCCGTTCCGTTGGGCGCCTACATCGATAAGCCGGAAGGGGCCCGGCTCATGGTGTCGAGCTGGCGGCGGGTCGCCGATGACGCCATCCCGCCGAGAGGAAAGATCAACGGCGCCTACGTCAACTCGGCGCTCGCCAAGAGCGAGGCGCGTGAGAACGGATTCGACGACGCGCTGATGCTCACCGCCGACGGTCACGTCTCGGAGGCGAGCGCCGCGAACCTCTTTCTCGCGCGGAACGGCGCGCTCCATACGCCTCCGTCGGCCGACGAAATCTTGGAGGGCATCACCCGGGACGCCTTCATCCGTCTCGCCCGAGACCGGGGGATGGAAGTGATCGAGCGCCGCATCGACCGTTCCGAGGTTTACGCCGCCGACGAGGCGTTCCTCTGCGGAACGGCGGTGAACATCGTCCCCGTGACCGAGGTGGACCGGCGAACCATCGGCGACGGCCGGCCGGGACCGATCACCCGCCGGCTTCGCTCCCTATTCGAGCGGGTCGTCGTCGGCGCCGAGCCGGAGTACCGCGGCTGGTGCTCCCCGGTTTATCGGAGTCGCGGGGACGCCCGGACGAGCGCGGCGTTCGCCCCCGCCGTTCCTGCTTAA
- a CDS encoding PLP-dependent aminotransferase family protein codes for MRMQLDRESPTPIHLQIANGIREQILTGAIPEDRRLPPTRRLAAELGVNRSTVVQAYQRLWSEGLVEGRVGSGTVVRLPAGEKRRAVAPPPWSMLLGARVGGHDAESGELFRLFAREDLVSLAAGLPAPHLYPMEDLREAANAAFAEEGRAALHWCPAEGYPPLRRLAAERLDGLDPAATMILAGSTQGLFLVSALFIDPGDFVVVESPTYLGALQIFRDAGARVIGVPVAEDGIDLEMLGEVLARTQPKFIYTVPTFQNPTGVTMSLGKRRALLELAYRYRVPVVEDDPYTPLRYDGGAVPSLKALDTHGYVIYLTTFSKILVSGLRVGVLGAPRRLMEPMVAAKYRLDLFTGALSQAMVQRFWSGGALDRHIDRVRVEYRANREAMADALRRHCPTIRFSVPEGGFFIWGRLPREVGARRLLREALDRKVMILSGEIFHPDGRGHDRVRLSFTGETPERLREGVRRLGDALRRVERGAPSPDAVEEATTKPIL; via the coding sequence ATGCGGATGCAGCTGGATCGAGAGAGCCCGACACCGATCCATCTTCAAATCGCGAATGGGATCCGGGAGCAGATCCTCACCGGGGCGATTCCGGAGGACCGGAGGCTCCCGCCGACCCGCCGCCTGGCGGCGGAGTTGGGGGTGAACAGGAGCACGGTCGTGCAGGCATACCAGCGGCTTTGGTCGGAGGGGTTGGTCGAGGGGCGCGTCGGGAGCGGCACGGTGGTCCGCCTCCCCGCCGGAGAGAAGCGTCGCGCCGTCGCTCCGCCCCCTTGGAGCATGCTCCTCGGCGCGCGGGTCGGCGGCCACGACGCCGAGTCGGGCGAGCTTTTCCGTCTTTTCGCGCGGGAGGACCTGGTCTCCCTCGCGGCCGGGCTACCGGCGCCGCACCTCTATCCGATGGAGGATCTGCGCGAGGCGGCGAACGCGGCGTTCGCCGAGGAGGGGAGGGCCGCCCTCCATTGGTGCCCCGCCGAGGGATACCCGCCCCTTCGCCGTCTCGCCGCGGAGCGCCTCGACGGGCTCGATCCGGCCGCGACGATGATCCTCGCCGGATCGACGCAGGGGCTTTTCCTCGTCTCCGCGCTCTTTATCGATCCAGGCGACTTCGTTGTCGTCGAGTCGCCCACCTATCTCGGCGCGCTGCAGATCTTCCGCGACGCCGGGGCGCGGGTGATCGGCGTCCCCGTCGCGGAGGACGGCATCGACCTGGAAATGCTGGGGGAGGTGCTCGCCCGCACGCAGCCCAAGTTCATCTACACCGTTCCCACATTTCAGAACCCGACGGGCGTCACCATGAGCCTGGGGAAGCGCCGTGCCCTACTCGAACTCGCCTATCGATACCGCGTCCCCGTCGTCGAGGACGACCCCTACACGCCGCTTCGCTACGATGGCGGCGCGGTTCCGTCGTTGAAGGCGCTCGACACGCACGGCTACGTGATTTATCTGACCACCTTCTCCAAGATCCTTGTCTCCGGATTGCGGGTCGGTGTTCTCGGCGCGCCGCGCCGCCTGATGGAGCCGATGGTCGCCGCGAAGTACCGGCTCGACCTCTTTACCGGCGCGCTCTCCCAGGCGATGGTTCAACGATTCTGGAGCGGCGGTGCGCTGGATCGCCATATCGATCGTGTCCGCGTCGAGTACCGGGCGAACCGGGAGGCGATGGCCGACGCCCTCCGCCGCCACTGCCCGACGATCCGTTTCTCCGTCCCCGAAGGGGGCTTCTTCATTTGGGGCCGTCTTCCCCGCGAGGTGGGCGCCCGCCGTCTTCTCCGGGAGGCGCTGGACCGGAAGGTGATGATTCTTTCGGGAGAGATCTTCCATCCCGACGGCCGCGGCCACGATCGGGTCCGTCTCTCCTTCACCGGCGAGACGCCGGAGAGGCTCCGCGAGGGAGTGCGCCGGCTCGGCGATGCCCTCCGGCGCGTCGAAAGAGGGGCGCCGTCGCCGGACGCCGTCGAGGAGGCGACGACCAAACCGATTTTGTAG